One window from the genome of Amycolatopsis sp. NBC_01480 encodes:
- a CDS encoding PPOX class F420-dependent oxidoreductase: MTDDTALYDLIGSRRNGVLATLKRDGRPQLSTVSHHFDAGTRTLRVSITETRAKTKNMRRDPRVSYHVASENGWSYAVAEGTAELSPVAAAPDDATVEALIALYREVGGEHPDWDEYRAAMVADQRLVLTVRIDRVYGIAR; this comes from the coding sequence ATGACCGACGACACAGCGCTGTACGACCTCATCGGCTCCCGGCGCAACGGCGTGCTGGCCACCCTGAAGCGCGACGGGCGCCCGCAGCTGTCCACCGTTTCGCACCACTTCGACGCCGGCACGCGCACCCTGCGCGTCTCCATCACCGAGACGCGCGCGAAGACCAAGAACATGCGCCGCGACCCGCGGGTCAGCTACCACGTGGCGAGCGAGAACGGCTGGTCGTACGCGGTCGCGGAGGGCACCGCGGAGCTGTCGCCGGTCGCCGCCGCCCCCGACGACGCGACGGTGGAGGCGCTGATCGCGCTGTACCGAGAGGTCGGCGGCGAACACCCGGACTGGGACGAGTACCGCGCCGCGATGGTCGCCGACCAGCGGCTGGTGCTCACGGTGCGCATCGACCGGGTTTACGGCATCGCCCGCTGA
- a CDS encoding MarR family winged helix-turn-helix transcriptional regulator, whose product MAPNSSATRPKAELELADQLSNELVRFMRLITKAKSQVAKQGPDGIERAAYAILFCLIHEGPQRTSKLAEFLHSEISTISRQSSSLVQHGLVERQADPEDGRACLLAPTAEGLRVFDENRKQRNQWLADVLGDWSQEDREQLNNLFERLNTGIENNFPSLSDTAAVSQAKGA is encoded by the coding sequence ATGGCACCGAACAGCTCCGCCACCAGGCCCAAGGCCGAACTGGAACTGGCCGACCAGCTCAGCAACGAGCTGGTCCGGTTCATGCGCCTGATCACCAAGGCCAAGTCCCAGGTGGCCAAGCAGGGTCCGGACGGGATCGAGAGGGCCGCGTACGCGATCCTCTTCTGCCTCATCCACGAGGGTCCGCAGCGCACCAGCAAGCTCGCCGAATTCCTGCACTCGGAGATCTCGACGATCAGCCGGCAGTCGAGCTCGCTCGTGCAGCACGGGCTGGTCGAGCGCCAGGCCGACCCCGAGGACGGCCGGGCCTGCCTGCTCGCACCGACCGCCGAGGGCCTGCGGGTCTTCGACGAGAACCGCAAGCAACGGAACCAGTGGCTGGCCGACGTGCTCGGCGACTGGAGCCAGGAGGACCGCGAGCAGCTGAACAACCTGTTCGAGCGGCTGAACACCGGTATCGAGAACAACTTTCCATCACTGTCCGACACCGCCGCGGTGTCACAGGCCAAGGGGGCCTAA
- a CDS encoding MFS transporter: MERRGQWWALAVLVLPVLLISVDSTVRGFALPYLSEDLGPTGAEQLWIVDVYSFVLAGLLVFMGTLGDRIGRRRLLLAGAVAFGLASVLAAFSTTPMMLILARALLGVGGATLMPSTLSLIRSIFTDDRRRRTAVAVWSAAFSGGMAVGPVVGGWLLEHFWWGSVFLINVPVMVLLLIAGPLLLPEHRDPNPGRFDLLSALLSLGAMLPVVYGVKIAATSGFSWSAALAIVVGLGLGVLFVRRQRRLERPMLDLALFSNRMFTASVVTNLLGVFALVGLLFLVPQYLQLVLGLSPVVAALWMLPATLAGVAGALLAAWLARRIRVPVLVCVGLLLGAAGFLVLTALGTTAGLAAVVVAFVLVGGGVALSETLTNDLVISAAPVDRAGAASAISETGYELGGALGTALLGSLATAVYQSGVTTSLSPAPHDPALDTAIAAAHDTLGGAVSAAKSLPAPAAEALVTSAREAFVSGMHVTAWAGAAILIYTAVQAYFLLARGRRPSPTKETPLSV; encoded by the coding sequence ATGGAGAGGCGCGGACAGTGGTGGGCGCTGGCGGTACTGGTGTTGCCAGTCCTGCTGATCAGCGTGGACTCGACCGTGCGGGGGTTCGCCCTGCCGTACCTGAGCGAGGACCTCGGGCCCACGGGGGCGGAGCAGCTGTGGATCGTCGACGTCTACTCGTTCGTGCTGGCCGGGCTGCTGGTGTTCATGGGCACGCTGGGCGACCGCATCGGCCGGCGGCGGCTGCTGCTCGCCGGCGCGGTGGCCTTCGGGCTGGCGTCGGTGCTGGCGGCGTTCTCGACCACGCCGATGATGCTGATCCTGGCCCGCGCGCTGCTGGGCGTCGGTGGCGCGACGCTGATGCCGTCCACACTCTCGCTGATCCGCAGCATCTTCACCGACGACCGGCGCCGCCGTACCGCGGTGGCGGTGTGGAGCGCGGCGTTCTCCGGCGGCATGGCCGTGGGCCCGGTGGTCGGCGGCTGGCTGCTGGAGCACTTCTGGTGGGGCTCGGTGTTCCTGATCAACGTGCCGGTGATGGTGCTGCTGCTGATCGCCGGGCCGCTGCTGCTGCCGGAGCACCGTGACCCGAACCCGGGCCGGTTCGACCTGCTGTCCGCGCTGCTCTCGCTGGGCGCGATGCTGCCGGTGGTGTACGGCGTCAAGATCGCAGCCACGTCGGGCTTCAGCTGGTCCGCGGCGCTGGCCATCGTCGTGGGGCTGGGCCTCGGGGTGCTGTTCGTCCGCCGTCAGCGCCGGCTGGAGCGGCCGATGCTGGACCTGGCGCTGTTCTCGAACCGGATGTTCACCGCGTCCGTGGTGACGAACCTGCTCGGCGTGTTCGCGTTGGTGGGGCTGCTGTTCCTGGTGCCGCAGTACCTGCAGCTGGTGCTGGGGCTGTCCCCGGTGGTGGCCGCGCTGTGGATGCTGCCGGCCACGCTCGCGGGCGTCGCCGGGGCGCTGCTCGCGGCCTGGCTGGCCCGCCGCATCCGGGTGCCGGTGCTGGTCTGCGTCGGCCTGCTGCTCGGCGCGGCCGGGTTCCTGGTGCTCACGGCCCTGGGCACCACAGCGGGCCTCGCGGCGGTGGTGGTCGCCTTCGTCCTGGTCGGCGGCGGCGTGGCGCTGTCCGAGACGCTCACCAACGACCTGGTGATCTCCGCTGCCCCCGTCGACCGCGCCGGCGCGGCCTCCGCCATCTCCGAAACCGGCTACGAACTGGGCGGCGCCCTCGGCACCGCCCTGCTCGGCAGCCTGGCCACGGCCGTCTACCAGTCCGGCGTAACCACTTCCCTGAGCCCGGCCCCGCACGACCCCGCGCTGGACACCGCCATCGCCGCCGCCCACGACACCCTGGGTGGCGCCGTAAGCGCAGCGAAGTCCCTGCCCGCCCCAGCCGCGGAGGCCCTCGTGACGTCCGCCCGCGAGGCCTTCGTCTCAGGCATGCACGTCACCGCCTGGGCCGGCGCCGCGATCCTGATCTACACCGCGGTCCAGGCCTACTTCCTACTCGCCCGAGGCCGCCGCCCCAGCCCCACGAAGGAGACGCCCTTGTCTGTGTGA
- a CDS encoding MFS transporter: MTSTVEKQPQTQGGAPGAPGALGLSHRQIITILSGLMCGMFLASLDQTIVGTSIVKIANDLHGFELQAWATTAYLITSTIVTPIYGKLSDIYGRKPFYLAAITIFVAGSLASSFSTSMYELAAFRAVQGLGAGGLMSLAMTIIGDVVPPRERARYQGYILAVFGLSTVLGPVLGGFFAGFNTLAGIAGWRWVFLINVPIGIVALFVVAKVLNVPHTPQKHKIDWWGALSLIIAVVPFLIVAEQGQKWGWGDTKAILCYAIGAVGIIAFILVERMMKDAALIPLRLFKNSTFTVAIIGGIIVGVAMFGAITMIPQYMQVVQGYTPTQSGLLMLPLMGGLMISSIVSGRITSKTGRYKIFPIVGTLLIAIGALFFAQVKYDSPVWHPLVAAAIIGLGLGQCMQTLVIAVQNAGPRSDMGASTASATFFRQIGGTAGVAVFLTILFNVLPGNITKAFGGNPPAGAGAKLADIQSNTSIIETLPPALKTPILIGFTESITTVFYVAGGVALLATIVLLFLKEIPLAGMSAASTIEGGEALLDAEEAPTEVIEPASKPGSLFEEAPREPVLVGAGGRHSLNGNGHGDPEAISGAMPMPITNSAAGAGLDRPTGNGGVPVTGHVRRQDGSHVSGAALTLIDQQGRQVARATGNGDGSYSVPTQGPGTYVLIVAAPGHQPQASSVVVGGGPAKLDVTLTGSGELTGVVRSVGMGNPLVNATVTLTDSRGEVNGAFITADDGVYTFNGVGAGQYTLVASGAHYRPVAVTLTVPDSGVLRHDVELAGAVLLQGTARTEGERIVPDARITVLDENGNVAAVARTDGEGRYVVSDLPTGSYTVVASGYPPATSTVSLSDGEAEHDVRLSYDQAFDELVERS; this comes from the coding sequence ATGACGTCCACAGTCGAGAAACAACCTCAGACCCAAGGGGGAGCGCCCGGAGCACCGGGGGCTCTGGGGCTGAGCCACCGCCAGATCATCACGATCCTGAGCGGCCTGATGTGCGGCATGTTCCTTGCCTCGCTCGACCAGACGATCGTGGGTACCTCGATCGTCAAGATCGCCAACGACCTGCACGGCTTCGAGCTGCAGGCGTGGGCGACCACCGCGTACCTGATCACCTCGACCATCGTCACGCCGATCTACGGCAAGCTGTCCGACATCTACGGGCGCAAGCCGTTCTACCTGGCCGCGATCACGATCTTCGTCGCCGGCTCGCTGGCTTCGTCGTTCTCGACGTCGATGTACGAGCTGGCCGCGTTCCGCGCGGTGCAGGGCCTCGGCGCCGGCGGCCTGATGTCGCTGGCCATGACGATCATCGGTGACGTGGTGCCGCCGCGGGAACGCGCGCGGTACCAGGGTTACATCCTCGCCGTCTTCGGTCTGTCCACTGTGCTCGGACCGGTGCTCGGCGGCTTCTTCGCCGGCTTCAACACCCTCGCCGGGATCGCCGGCTGGCGCTGGGTCTTCCTGATCAACGTGCCGATCGGCATCGTCGCGCTGTTCGTGGTCGCCAAGGTGCTGAACGTGCCGCACACGCCACAGAAGCACAAGATCGACTGGTGGGGCGCGCTCAGCCTGATCATCGCCGTGGTGCCGTTCCTGATCGTGGCCGAACAGGGCCAGAAGTGGGGCTGGGGCGACACGAAGGCGATCCTCTGCTACGCCATCGGCGCCGTCGGCATCATCGCGTTCATCCTGGTCGAACGGATGATGAAGGACGCCGCGCTGATCCCGCTGCGGCTGTTCAAGAACTCGACGTTCACCGTGGCGATCATCGGCGGCATCATCGTCGGTGTCGCGATGTTCGGCGCGATCACCATGATCCCGCAGTACATGCAGGTGGTTCAGGGCTACACGCCGACCCAGTCCGGTCTGCTGATGCTGCCGCTGATGGGCGGCCTGATGATCAGCTCGATCGTGTCCGGCCGGATCACCTCGAAGACCGGTCGGTACAAGATCTTCCCGATCGTCGGCACCCTGCTGATCGCGATCGGCGCGCTGTTCTTCGCGCAGGTCAAGTACGACTCGCCGGTGTGGCACCCGCTGGTCGCCGCGGCCATCATCGGCCTGGGCCTCGGCCAGTGCATGCAGACGCTGGTGATCGCGGTGCAGAACGCCGGGCCGCGCAGCGACATGGGCGCGTCCACCGCTTCGGCGACGTTCTTCCGCCAGATCGGTGGCACAGCGGGTGTCGCGGTGTTCCTGACGATCCTGTTCAACGTGCTGCCGGGCAACATCACCAAGGCGTTCGGCGGCAACCCGCCGGCCGGCGCCGGCGCGAAGCTGGCCGACATCCAGAGCAACACCAGCATCATCGAGACGCTGCCGCCGGCGCTCAAGACGCCGATCCTGATCGGCTTCACCGAGTCGATCACCACGGTGTTCTACGTCGCCGGCGGGGTGGCGCTGCTGGCCACGATCGTCCTGCTGTTCCTCAAGGAGATCCCGCTGGCCGGCATGTCCGCGGCCTCGACCATCGAGGGTGGCGAAGCGCTGCTGGATGCGGAAGAGGCGCCGACCGAGGTCATCGAGCCGGCCAGCAAGCCGGGTTCCCTGTTCGAAGAAGCCCCGCGTGAGCCGGTTCTGGTCGGCGCGGGCGGAAGGCACTCGTTGAACGGAAACGGCCACGGCGACCCGGAGGCGATCTCCGGCGCCATGCCGATGCCGATCACCAACTCGGCCGCGGGCGCGGGCCTCGACCGCCCGACCGGCAACGGCGGGGTGCCGGTGACCGGGCACGTGCGGCGGCAGGACGGCAGCCACGTCAGCGGCGCCGCGCTCACCCTGATCGACCAGCAGGGCCGTCAGGTGGCGCGGGCGACCGGCAACGGCGACGGCAGCTACTCCGTGCCGACGCAGGGCCCCGGCACGTACGTGCTGATCGTGGCGGCCCCCGGGCACCAGCCCCAGGCCTCCAGCGTGGTGGTCGGCGGCGGCCCGGCGAAGCTGGACGTGACGCTCACCGGCTCCGGCGAGCTGACCGGCGTGGTGCGCTCGGTCGGAATGGGCAACCCGCTGGTCAACGCCACGGTGACGCTCACCGACTCGCGCGGCGAGGTCAACGGCGCGTTCATCACCGCCGACGACGGCGTCTACACCTTCAACGGGGTCGGCGCCGGGCAGTACACGCTGGTCGCGAGCGGCGCGCACTACCGCCCGGTCGCGGTCACGCTGACTGTGCCGGACAGCGGCGTGCTGCGGCACGACGTCGAGCTGGCCGGTGCCGTGCTGCTGCAGGGCACCGCGCGCACCGAGGGCGAGCGGATCGTGCCGGACGCGCGGATCACAGTGCTGGACGAGAACGGCAACGTCGCGGCCGTGGCCCGCACGGACGGCGAGGGCCGCTACGTGGTGAGCGACCTGCCGACCGGCTCCTACACGGTGGTGGCGAGCGGATACCCGCCGGCCACCAGCACGGTGTCGCTGAGCGACGGCGAGGCCGAGCACGACGTCCGCCTGAGCTACGACCAGGCGTTCGACGAGCTGGTCGAGCGGTCATGA
- a CDS encoding DedA family protein, translated as MKVVSIEAAGVGVSWLDTAGPFLVWVIVLGFVFAECALIVGLFLPGDSLLFAAGVVLAQHGSDANAWLLSAAALVVAVLGNQVGYYIGRSTGTRLIARRGGKVLNRQNLDRAQAFLDRKGFFAIVAARWIPWIRTLAPLVAGAARMDPRRFLLATATGGLLWVPTLVLLGYYGAGLLDALPWLKTAALWASVAFFVLGTGYGVYRYRQEMRRPVDEPDDTNAPA; from the coding sequence GTGAAGGTCGTAAGCATCGAGGCCGCGGGCGTGGGCGTGAGCTGGCTGGACACAGCCGGGCCGTTCCTCGTCTGGGTGATCGTGCTGGGCTTCGTGTTCGCGGAGTGCGCGTTGATCGTCGGGTTGTTCCTGCCCGGCGATTCGCTGCTGTTCGCGGCGGGGGTGGTGCTCGCGCAGCACGGGTCGGACGCCAATGCCTGGCTGCTGTCGGCGGCGGCGCTCGTCGTGGCGGTGCTGGGGAACCAGGTCGGTTACTACATCGGGCGCAGTACCGGCACGCGGCTGATCGCGCGCCGCGGCGGGAAGGTGTTGAACCGGCAGAACCTCGACCGGGCGCAGGCGTTCCTGGACCGCAAGGGGTTCTTCGCGATCGTCGCCGCGCGGTGGATCCCGTGGATCCGGACGCTGGCGCCGCTGGTCGCCGGGGCCGCGCGGATGGACCCGCGCCGCTTCCTGCTCGCCACCGCCACCGGCGGGCTGCTCTGGGTGCCGACGCTCGTGCTGCTCGGCTACTACGGCGCCGGCCTGCTCGACGCGCTGCCGTGGCTCAAGACGGCCGCGCTGTGGGCGAGCGTCGCGTTCTTCGTGCTCGGCACCGGATACGGCGTGTACCGCTACCGCCAGGAGATGCGCCGCCCGGTCGACGAGCCGGACGACACCAACGCACCCGCCTGA
- a CDS encoding TetR/AcrR family transcriptional regulator, whose protein sequence is MPKPSARERILDSYEVILIERGPLEITLDAVAAHAGVSKGGLLYHFGSKDALRDGLLERLVRLNTEDLELAKAAPEGVFRYYLRTAITDVTRNLPLHRTTMATIRLVLNDPTAAEVSQRCMNDTRELLLEHADDRLAAELVMLVAEGLYMRAALGETDTVLLNRIDDIAVRLEHH, encoded by the coding sequence GTGCCGAAACCTTCCGCTCGCGAGCGCATCCTCGACTCCTACGAGGTCATCCTCATCGAGCGCGGACCGCTGGAGATCACGCTCGACGCGGTCGCGGCGCACGCCGGGGTGTCCAAGGGCGGCCTGCTATACCACTTCGGCTCGAAGGACGCGCTGCGCGACGGCCTGCTGGAGCGGCTGGTCCGGCTCAACACCGAGGACCTCGAACTCGCGAAAGCCGCGCCGGAGGGCGTGTTCCGCTACTACCTGCGCACGGCGATCACCGACGTGACCCGCAACCTGCCGCTGCACCGCACGACGATGGCGACCATCCGGCTGGTGCTCAACGACCCCACCGCCGCCGAGGTCTCGCAGCGCTGCATGAACGACACCCGCGAGCTGCTGCTGGAGCACGCCGACGACCGGCTGGCCGCCGAGCTGGTGATGCTGGTCGCCGAGGGCCTCTACATGCGCGCGGCGCTCGGCGAGACGGACACCGTCCTGCTCAACCGGATCGATGACATCGCCGTGCGCCTGGAGCACCACTGA
- a CDS encoding YceI family protein, whose protein sequence is MSGGLRAQLRANGGWPVENAVLTVTDLNGRQVARQVTDAKGAVATEPLPPGVYTAVITAPGYNPMARTVQVGSDGAGLLGDISLAPVAEAVALPPAGPWMIDPVHSSVVATARHMGIASIKVRFPDVVGRIEIGRPVERSTVQAEIKAASIESGIKMRDDHLRSAEFLDVDAHPVIGFRSTGLSQRGTDTWVLTGDLTLHGEHRPVELDLRYNGHGPDPWGGVRASFHAETQLHRNDFSINYSAMVRAGVAVIGTTVKVELDIEAVQGESLPQF, encoded by the coding sequence ATGAGCGGGGGCCTGCGCGCCCAGCTCCGCGCGAACGGGGGCTGGCCCGTCGAGAACGCCGTGCTGACGGTGACGGATCTCAACGGCCGCCAGGTGGCGCGGCAGGTCACGGACGCGAAGGGGGCGGTGGCGACCGAGCCGCTGCCCCCGGGCGTCTACACCGCCGTGATCACCGCGCCGGGCTACAACCCGATGGCGCGCACGGTGCAGGTCGGCTCGGACGGCGCCGGGTTGCTGGGCGACATCTCCCTCGCGCCGGTCGCGGAGGCCGTGGCCCTGCCGCCGGCGGGCCCGTGGATGATCGACCCGGTGCACTCGTCGGTGGTCGCGACCGCGCGGCACATGGGCATCGCCAGCATCAAGGTGCGGTTCCCGGACGTCGTCGGGCGGATCGAGATCGGCCGCCCGGTCGAGCGGTCCACGGTGCAGGCCGAGATCAAGGCCGCCAGCATCGAATCGGGGATCAAGATGCGCGACGACCACCTGCGCTCGGCGGAGTTCCTGGACGTCGACGCGCACCCGGTGATCGGCTTCCGGAGCACCGGCCTGTCCCAGCGCGGCACGGACACCTGGGTCCTCACCGGCGACCTGACGTTGCACGGCGAGCACCGACCCGTCGAGCTGGACCTGCGCTACAACGGCCACGGCCCCGACCCCTGGGGCGGCGTCCGCGCCTCCTTCCACGCCGAAACCCAGCTGCACCGCAACGATTTCTCGATCAACTACAGCGCGATGGTCCGCGCCGGCGTCGCCGTGATCGGCACGACGGTCAAGGTGGAACTCGATATCGAAGCTGTGCAGGGAGAGTCGCTGCCGCAGTTCTGA
- a CDS encoding FAD-binding oxidoreductase, with protein MSNEALVQRLRDELGKDAVLTDADVTDSYARDMMPLAPVGKPLAVVLPVDTAGVQAVVRACAEAEVPIVPRGAGSGLSGAANAIDGCVVLVLTKLNEIVEVDAGNRLAVVQPGVVNLDFRNAVEKHGLFYPPDPSSYDWCTIGGNLSTNAGGLCCVKYGVTTDSVLGLEVVLADGSLLKTGRRTVKGVAGYDLAKLFVGSEGTLGVITQATVALKPLPQAPATFVAGFSTTEAAGEAVARVVREGLVPSLLEIMDAASIKASETYLKTDLGAGSDCRALLLAQSDAGGEAARRELAALEQICTDCGADLAYATEDLEEGKMLLQARRVVLTALEMYGVWLTDDVCVPRTRIAELIHGCEQVSEKVGLKIAVVGHAGDGNMHPTIVYAPDSEDEFARAKQAFDEILEIGLALGGTVTGEHGVGKIKRDWLVREIGPVGLRVHRQIKQALDPGNLFNPGSMFSMTD; from the coding sequence ATGAGCAACGAGGCCCTGGTCCAGCGACTCCGTGACGAGCTCGGCAAGGACGCCGTGCTCACCGACGCCGACGTCACCGACAGCTACGCGCGCGACATGATGCCGCTGGCGCCCGTCGGGAAGCCGCTGGCGGTGGTGCTGCCCGTCGACACCGCCGGGGTGCAGGCCGTGGTCCGGGCGTGCGCCGAGGCGGAGGTGCCGATCGTGCCGCGCGGGGCGGGTAGCGGGCTTTCCGGCGCGGCCAACGCGATCGACGGTTGCGTGGTGCTCGTGCTGACCAAGCTCAACGAGATCGTCGAGGTCGACGCCGGCAACCGGCTCGCCGTGGTGCAGCCCGGCGTGGTCAACCTGGACTTCCGCAACGCCGTCGAGAAGCACGGCCTTTTCTATCCGCCGGACCCGTCGAGCTACGACTGGTGCACCATCGGCGGCAACCTCTCCACCAACGCCGGCGGGCTGTGCTGCGTGAAATACGGCGTCACCACCGATTCCGTGCTCGGGCTGGAAGTCGTGCTGGCCGACGGTTCGCTGCTCAAGACCGGGCGCCGCACAGTGAAGGGCGTGGCGGGGTACGACCTGGCGAAGCTGTTCGTCGGCAGTGAGGGCACGCTCGGGGTGATCACGCAGGCGACCGTCGCGCTCAAGCCGCTGCCGCAGGCCCCCGCGACGTTCGTGGCCGGGTTCAGCACCACCGAGGCGGCGGGCGAGGCCGTCGCGCGGGTGGTTCGCGAAGGCTTGGTGCCGTCGCTGCTGGAGATCATGGACGCGGCGTCGATCAAGGCGTCGGAGACCTACCTGAAGACCGACCTCGGCGCGGGCTCCGACTGCCGCGCCCTGCTGCTCGCCCAGTCCGACGCCGGTGGCGAGGCCGCCCGCCGCGAGCTGGCCGCGCTGGAGCAGATCTGCACCGACTGCGGCGCCGACCTCGCGTACGCCACCGAGGACCTCGAAGAGGGCAAGATGCTGCTGCAGGCGCGAAGGGTGGTGCTCACCGCGTTGGAGATGTACGGCGTCTGGCTGACCGACGACGTCTGCGTGCCGCGCACCCGCATCGCCGAGCTGATCCACGGCTGCGAGCAGGTCAGCGAGAAGGTGGGCCTGAAGATCGCCGTCGTCGGGCACGCGGGCGACGGCAACATGCACCCCACGATCGTCTACGCCCCCGACTCCGAGGACGAGTTCGCGCGCGCCAAGCAGGCGTTCGACGAGATCCTGGAGATCGGCCTCGCGCTGGGCGGCACCGTCACCGGTGAGCACGGCGTCGGCAAGATCAAGCGTGACTGGCTGGTGCGCGAGATCGGCCCGGTCGGCCTGCGGGTGCACCGGCAGATCAAGCAGGCGCTGGACCCGGGGAACCTGTTCAACCCGGGCTCGATGTTCTCGATGACGGACTGA
- a CDS encoding VOC family protein produces the protein MPKLTSVHHLALTVTDVDRSVPWYARVLDLEESHRREDPDTGIHKVVLRSAGDGFSVVLVQHPDTERREFDERRTGLDHVAFSVSSKAELVDWEARLAEFGVSYLPSTASRTFEGSSVVVFRDPDGIQLEIWSEPEI, from the coding sequence CTCACGTCTGTGCACCACCTGGCGCTCACCGTGACCGATGTGGACCGAAGCGTCCCCTGGTACGCGCGTGTGCTCGACCTCGAGGAAAGCCACCGCCGCGAGGATCCGGACACGGGGATCCACAAGGTGGTGCTGAGATCGGCGGGCGACGGCTTCTCCGTGGTCCTCGTGCAGCACCCGGACACCGAGCGCCGCGAGTTCGACGAGCGCCGCACCGGGCTCGACCACGTCGCGTTCTCGGTGTCGTCCAAGGCCGAACTGGTCGACTGGGAGGCGCGGCTCGCCGAGTTCGGCGTGTCCTACCTGCCCTCGACCGCTTCTCGGACGTTCGAGGGCTCGTCGGTGGTGGTGTTCCGCGATCCGGACGGGATCCAGCTCGAGATCTGGTCGGAACCGGAGATCTAG